A genome region from Setaria italica strain Yugu1 chromosome III, Setaria_italica_v2.0, whole genome shotgun sequence includes the following:
- the LOC105913997 gene encoding L10-interacting MYB domain-containing protein, which produces MACNRANWDEGTTKTLPDLCIAEKSQFNWSNRCLTKLGWKHVYRSFNQQTGMNLGNKQLQNKLNALRRAFLSWRDLQIQSGLGRDKQTGGVATDPSFWDDEEAETSAGAAKPSSQPSSVKPLPFLDELYELYGRDPQDRGTLLTAGGIREATPSVGTEGNVADLYQDPIAASSAHNLSKRPSWEISVDSPPKKKSGSLEDYIRDISKTVANRSQKRGDRE; this is translated from the exons ATGGCTTGCAACCGTGCCAACTGGGATGAGGGCACGACGAAAACTTTGCCGGACTTGTGCATTGCTGAGAAGAGCCAATtcaattggagcaatagatgcctcactaagttgggatggaAGCACGTGTACCGCAGCTTCAACCAACAGACTGGGATGAATTTGGGCaacaagcagctgcagaacaagctCAACGCCCTGCGGAGAGCATTCCTAAGCTGGAGGGACTTGCAAATCCAATCTGGTTTAGGGCGCGACAAACAAACTGGTGGTGTTGCTACTGATCCCAGCTTTTGGGATGATGAAGAAGCG GAAACCAGTGCTGGTGCTGCCAAGCCGAGTTCCCAGCCGAGTTCTGTTAAGCCACTACCGTTCCTTGATGAATTGTATGAGTTGTATGGCCGTGACCCCCAAGACAGGGGCACCTTGCTGACGGCAGGAGGTATTCGCGAGGCGACACCTAGCGTGGGGACTGAGGGCAATGTAGCGGACTTGTACCAGGACCCCATAGCTGCTAGTAGTGCTCATAACTTGTCCAAACGGCCGTCCTGGGAAATCTCTGTTGACAGTCctccaaaaaagaaaagtggtAGCTTGGAGGACTACATCAGAGACATTTCTAAAACTGTGGCAAACAGGAGCCAGAAACGTGGTGACCGTGAATAG